The Haemophilus parainfluenzae genome window below encodes:
- a CDS encoding DUF423 domain-containing protein: MKNKWLFIAGLSGFLCVAIGAFAAHGLSKVLEPKELAWIETGVKYQMFHTIAILAIGILQLCRESLVANKIVNLAAGTWAYGILLFSGSLYALALGAGKFLVWVTPIGGTLFLIAWLCLAYGGFKSKSV, from the coding sequence ATGAAAAACAAATGGTTATTTATCGCGGGATTAAGCGGTTTTTTGTGTGTGGCGATTGGTGCTTTTGCGGCACATGGATTAAGCAAGGTTTTAGAACCTAAAGAATTAGCCTGGATTGAAACGGGTGTAAAATATCAAATGTTCCACACCATTGCGATTTTAGCGATTGGCATTTTGCAATTATGCCGTGAATCATTGGTTGCAAACAAAATAGTTAATCTTGCTGCAGGGACTTGGGCGTACGGTATTCTGCTCTTTAGCGGTAGCCTTTATGCACTTGCGCTTGGTGCAGGCAAATTCCTCGTTTGGGTGACACCGATTGGCGGTACGTTATTTTTAATTGCTTGGCTTTGCTTGGCTTACGGTGGTTTTAAAAGTAAATCAGTATGA
- a CDS encoding DUF441 domain-containing protein, with translation MTLQFNMVALLLVFLIVLGLISQNSAITISAAVLLIMQQTLLSKYIPILEQYGVKIGIIILTIGVLAPLVSGKIQLPDLSSFLNWKMGVSIATGIFVAWLAGKGVPLMSEQPVLVTGLLIGTIIGVSFLGGIPVGPLIAAGILAVLIGKFK, from the coding sequence ATGACATTACAATTCAATATGGTCGCGTTGTTATTGGTTTTCTTAATTGTTTTAGGTTTAATTAGCCAAAATAGTGCGATTACCATCTCAGCCGCTGTGCTGTTAATTATGCAGCAAACCTTATTATCCAAATACATTCCCATACTCGAACAATACGGTGTCAAAATCGGGATCATCATCTTAACGATTGGTGTGCTTGCACCGTTAGTGTCGGGAAAAATTCAGCTTCCAGATTTAAGTTCATTTTTAAACTGGAAAATGGGTGTGTCTATTGCAACGGGAATATTCGTCGCATGGCTCGCGGGGAAAGGCGTGCCATTAATGAGTGAACAACCTGTTTTAGTCACAGGGTTATTAATTGGTACGATTATTGGTGTGTCTTTCTTGGGCGGTATTCCGGTGGGACCTTTAATCGCTGCAGGGATTTTAGCGGTATTAATAGGAAAATTTAAATGA
- a CDS encoding monovalent cation:proton antiporter-2 (CPA2) family protein, whose product MSNVVSPELIKTVVLLATSVTIVPLFKRIGLGSVLGYLVAGCLIGPSVFGMIEDAESVLHMAELGVVMFLFIIGLEMHPERLWAMRKAIFGRGFLQVGLCGVLLTFAGIYILNLPKEVAFIAGMGFTLSSTAIVMQVLEERGITNTPKGQRVISTLIFEDLSIVPLLASIAFLTPETKHIEHHTNWTSIAIALGAVVGLVVAGKWLMNPIFRLISKAHIREMMTAAALLVVLGAALAMEASGLSMAMGAFVAGVMLSESAFRHQLEADIEPFRGLLLGLFFMGVGMSLDLSLVFNDAVWLLGIVCLYIIGKALAVYTVARITKLDRTESVGRMTIMAHGGEFAFVLFSAATTAGVMTKDQNATFTAAVIISMLFSPLIGLLMRKINQRKSANQEEKVDTSDLDPIVDLEDSVLVIGFGRFSQIVCQSLLVRGINVSVIDRNIENIRAAAKFGFKVYYGDGIRLDVLRAAGIEKAKCVVIGINDTQRIENIVQNLKDAYPKLPILARTYDRKTTVSLIKQDVDFIVRETFESALTLSRATLMQLGINKIEADEVIAEVRYLDQERLNEEVLHGFSTDIIRKYWMPKPFIKPHSDAEALNEETAEILEKEDDTNDEAAVETLLHDDSETEKQKEVE is encoded by the coding sequence ATGTCGAATGTCGTCAGCCCTGAATTAATTAAAACTGTTGTCCTGCTTGCTACCAGTGTCACTATCGTGCCGCTTTTTAAGCGCATTGGCTTAGGTAGCGTATTAGGTTATTTAGTAGCGGGTTGTTTAATTGGTCCTTCAGTGTTTGGAATGATAGAAGATGCTGAATCAGTTCTCCATATGGCAGAACTGGGGGTGGTGATGTTCTTATTCATTATCGGTTTGGAGATGCACCCAGAACGTTTATGGGCGATGAGAAAAGCAATTTTCGGGCGAGGTTTTCTACAAGTCGGGCTATGTGGTGTTCTGCTTACCTTTGCGGGTATCTATATTTTAAATCTTCCTAAAGAGGTCGCATTTATTGCGGGTATGGGCTTTACCCTTTCTTCCACCGCTATTGTTATGCAAGTATTAGAAGAACGCGGGATTACGAATACACCAAAAGGCCAACGCGTTATTTCTACCTTAATTTTTGAAGATTTATCCATTGTACCACTATTGGCTTCTATTGCCTTTTTAACGCCTGAAACCAAACATATTGAACATCACACAAACTGGACATCTATTGCTATTGCACTCGGTGCCGTTGTCGGTTTAGTGGTTGCGGGTAAATGGTTAATGAATCCAATTTTCCGTTTGATTTCCAAAGCTCATATTCGTGAAATGATGACAGCAGCTGCTTTGCTTGTGGTATTAGGTGCGGCATTAGCCATGGAAGCGAGTGGCCTTTCAATGGCAATGGGCGCATTCGTTGCGGGGGTAATGCTTTCAGAATCCGCATTCCGCCACCAATTAGAAGCCGATATTGAACCATTCCGTGGTTTATTGCTCGGTCTCTTCTTTATGGGCGTGGGAATGTCGCTTGACCTCAGCTTAGTCTTCAATGATGCAGTTTGGTTGTTAGGTATCGTATGCCTTTACATCATCGGCAAAGCCTTAGCCGTTTATACCGTGGCACGTATTACGAAACTAGACCGCACTGAATCCGTTGGACGAATGACCATCATGGCACACGGTGGTGAATTTGCATTCGTACTCTTCTCTGCAGCGACTACTGCAGGCGTGATGACAAAAGATCAAAATGCGACTTTTACCGCTGCGGTCATTATCTCGATGTTATTCTCCCCACTAATTGGTTTATTGATGCGTAAAATCAACCAACGCAAATCAGCGAATCAAGAGGAAAAAGTCGATACTAGCGATCTCGACCCAATTGTTGATTTAGAAGATAGCGTGCTCGTAATTGGTTTTGGTCGTTTCAGCCAAATCGTGTGTCAATCGCTTCTGGTTCGTGGCATTAACGTATCGGTGATTGACCGTAATATCGAAAACATCCGTGCAGCAGCCAAATTTGGTTTTAAAGTCTATTACGGTGACGGTATTCGCCTTGATGTTTTACGTGCAGCGGGTATCGAAAAAGCTAAATGTGTTGTCATCGGGATTAACGATACACAACGTATTGAAAACATCGTTCAGAATTTGAAAGATGCTTATCCGAAACTCCCTATTTTGGCGCGAACTTATGACCGCAAAACAACCGTGAGTCTTATTAAGCAAGATGTAGACTTTATCGTGCGTGAAACCTTTGAATCTGCATTGACGCTCAGTCGTGCAACACTAATGCAATTAGGTATCAATAAAATTGAAGCTGATGAGGTCATTGCAGAAGTTCGTTACTTAGATCAAGAACGATTGAATGAAGAAGTTTTACATGGTTTTTCTACAGACATCATCCGAAAATATTGGATGCCAAAACCTTTCATTAAACCACATTCTGATGCTGAAGCACTCAATGAAGAAACGGCTGAGATCTTAGAAAAAGAAGATGACACCAATGACGAAGCAGCAGTTGAAACCCTTCTTCATGATGATTCAGAAACAGAGAAACAAAAAGAAGTCGAATAA
- the rlmKL gene encoding bifunctional 23S rRNA (guanine(2069)-N(7))-methyltransferase RlmK/23S rRNA (guanine(2445)-N(2))-methyltransferase RlmL: protein MKQLFATTARGFEELLKVELTELGATECKIAQGGVHFQADDETLYRSLLWSRLASRILLPIVNGKVYSDLDLYSIVTGQDWLSYFDEKATFFVDFNGTNQEIRHTQFGAMRVKDAIVDYFERQGKARPNVDKDYPDVRIHVYLNKEELVVSLDLSGEALHLRGYREDTGQAPLRETLAAAIVLRSGWKKGTPLVDPMCGSGTLLIEAAQMEAQIAPQLHRLHWGFDCWKGHNQDAWDKVKAEAVQQAETYFNQNLKPHFYGFDLDHRVLKKAQKNAQNAGVAHLIHWKQGDVAALKNPSPDEVGTVICNPPYGERLGTTPALIALYSVFGQRLKNEFGGWNASIFSSESTLLDCLRMRSYRQFKAKNGPLDCVQKNYQISERKESADENPLEFDRTSTVAVDFANRLQKNIKKIEKWAKQQGLDAYRLYDADLPEYNVAVDRYGDHIVVQEYAAPKNIDENKARQRLLDAVTATLQVTGIETNKLILKVRQKQKGTNQYEKLANKGEYFYVNEYGAQLWVNLTDYLDTGLFLDHRLTRKMLGEMAKGKDFLNLFAYTGSATVHAALGGAKSTTTVDMSNTYLNWAEQNLILNDIEGKQHKLIQADCLQWLEKCDRQFDLIFVDPPTFSNSKRMEDSWDVQRDHIKLMRNLKRILRHNGTVVFSNNKRSFKMDFEALDELGLSAVEISAKTLPLDFERNKQIHNCWIVTLKA from the coding sequence ATGAAACAACTATTTGCCACAACTGCCCGTGGTTTTGAAGAACTCTTAAAAGTCGAACTGACAGAGCTTGGTGCAACAGAATGTAAAATCGCACAAGGCGGCGTACATTTTCAGGCTGATGATGAAACACTTTATCGCAGCTTATTATGGTCACGTTTGGCTTCGCGTATTTTGTTACCGATTGTAAATGGCAAGGTATATAGTGATTTAGATTTGTATTCAATTGTGACAGGGCAGGATTGGTTAAGTTATTTTGATGAGAAAGCCACATTTTTTGTTGATTTCAACGGGACAAACCAAGAAATTCGTCACACTCAATTTGGTGCGATGCGAGTGAAAGATGCCATTGTGGATTATTTTGAACGCCAAGGGAAAGCGCGTCCAAATGTGGATAAAGACTATCCAGATGTGCGAATTCATGTTTATTTAAATAAAGAAGAACTCGTCGTTTCACTCGATTTAAGTGGCGAAGCATTGCATTTACGTGGCTATCGTGAAGATACAGGGCAAGCGCCTTTACGTGAAACCTTAGCCGCTGCGATAGTGCTTCGTTCAGGTTGGAAAAAAGGGACACCATTAGTGGATCCAATGTGCGGTTCGGGTACTTTGTTAATCGAAGCTGCACAAATGGAAGCACAAATTGCACCGCAATTACATCGTTTACATTGGGGCTTTGATTGCTGGAAAGGGCATAATCAAGATGCTTGGGATAAGGTGAAAGCAGAAGCGGTACAGCAAGCTGAAACTTATTTTAATCAAAATCTAAAACCGCATTTTTATGGCTTCGATCTCGATCATCGCGTACTGAAAAAAGCGCAAAAGAACGCACAAAATGCAGGCGTAGCACACTTAATTCATTGGAAACAAGGTGATGTCGCTGCATTAAAAAATCCAAGTCCAGATGAAGTGGGAACAGTGATTTGTAACCCGCCTTACGGTGAGCGTTTAGGCACAACTCCAGCGTTGATTGCACTATATTCAGTCTTTGGACAACGTCTTAAAAATGAATTTGGTGGTTGGAATGCATCGATTTTCAGTAGTGAATCTACGTTGCTTGATTGCTTGCGTATGCGTTCATATCGTCAATTTAAAGCGAAAAATGGCCCGTTAGATTGTGTTCAGAAGAATTATCAAATTTCAGAACGTAAAGAAAGTGCGGATGAAAATCCACTTGAATTTGACCGCACTTCAACGGTAGCGGTGGATTTTGCGAATCGTTTGCAGAAAAATATCAAGAAAATTGAAAAATGGGCGAAGCAGCAAGGCCTTGATGCGTATCGTTTATATGATGCCGATTTACCGGAATATAACGTAGCGGTGGATCGTTATGGTGATCATATTGTGGTGCAAGAGTATGCCGCACCCAAAAATATTGATGAAAACAAAGCGCGTCAACGTTTATTGGATGCCGTGACTGCAACTTTACAAGTCACCGGTATTGAAACCAATAAACTGATTTTGAAAGTCCGTCAAAAACAAAAAGGCACGAATCAATATGAAAAATTGGCCAATAAAGGCGAATATTTCTATGTGAATGAATACGGCGCACAGCTTTGGGTGAATCTAACGGATTACTTGGATACAGGATTATTCTTAGATCATCGTTTAACCCGTAAAATGCTTGGTGAAATGGCAAAAGGTAAAGACTTCCTTAATCTTTTTGCTTATACCGGTTCCGCAACAGTGCATGCGGCATTAGGTGGGGCAAAATCGACGACGACCGTGGATATGTCGAACACCTATTTAAACTGGGCAGAGCAAAACCTGATTTTAAATGATATCGAAGGCAAACAGCACAAGCTCATACAAGCAGATTGTTTGCAGTGGTTAGAGAAATGTGATCGACAGTTTGATTTGATTTTCGTGGATCCGCCAACATTCTCGAATTCTAAGCGTATGGAAGATAGTTGGGATGTGCAACGTGACCATATTAAATTGATGCGTAATCTCAAACGTATTTTACGCCATAACGGCACCGTCGTGTTCTCGAACAATAAACGTAGTTTTAAAATGGACTTTGAGGCGTTAGATGAATTGGGATTAAGTGCGGTCGAAATTTCAGCGAAAACTTTACCGCTTGATTTTGAGCGTAATAAACAAATCCATAATTGCTGGATTGTAACACTGAAAGCCTAA
- the znuA gene encoding zinc ABC transporter substrate-binding protein ZnuA, whose protein sequence is MKQVLKMSAISTALLTLPMMANADVLASVKPLGFITSSIANGVTDTQILVPAGASPHDYSLKLSDVQKVKSADLVLWVGEDIDAFLAKPISQIDSKKVINISEIPEIKPLLSKVHHEHYHEGDEHEHGHSHDHKHEHGHDHKHEHGHDHKHEHAHEHHDHHHDVDENGLSVNWHLWYSPAISQIVAQKVADKLTEQYPDKKELIAKNLADFNRTLTEQNDKIKAQLAPLKDKGFFVFHDAYSYFNEAYGLNQTGYFTINPLVAPGAKTIAHIKEEIEEHRVNCLFAEPQFTPKVIDTLAQSTKVNVGRLDPIGDNVQLGPNSYANFLQATADSYAQCLSK, encoded by the coding sequence ATGAAACAAGTATTAAAAATGAGTGCAATTTCTACCGCACTTTTAACGCTTCCAATGATGGCAAATGCAGATGTATTGGCATCCGTAAAACCCCTCGGTTTTATTACATCGTCTATTGCTAATGGTGTAACGGATACGCAAATTTTAGTGCCTGCTGGTGCTTCTCCTCATGATTACAGCTTAAAACTTTCAGATGTGCAAAAAGTGAAATCGGCGGATTTAGTGCTTTGGGTTGGTGAAGATATTGATGCTTTTTTAGCAAAACCAATTAGCCAAATTGATAGCAAAAAAGTCATCAATATTTCTGAGATTCCAGAAATTAAACCGCTTTTAAGTAAAGTTCATCATGAGCATTATCATGAGGGGGATGAACACGAGCATGGCCACAGCCATGATCATAAACATGAACATGGGCACGACCATAAACATGAGCATGGACACGATCATAAACACGAACATGCTCATGAGCATCACGATCACCACCACGATGTAGATGAAAATGGGTTAAGTGTGAACTGGCACTTATGGTATTCTCCAGCCATTAGTCAAATTGTGGCACAGAAAGTGGCGGATAAATTAACAGAACAATATCCGGATAAAAAAGAGCTCATCGCGAAAAACTTAGCCGATTTTAACCGTACTCTGACCGAGCAAAACGATAAGATCAAAGCGCAATTAGCCCCACTTAAAGATAAAGGCTTCTTTGTATTCCATGATGCTTATAGCTATTTCAATGAGGCTTATGGTTTAAATCAAACCGGTTATTTCACCATTAATCCATTAGTGGCACCTGGTGCAAAAACCATTGCTCACATTAAAGAAGAAATTGAAGAACATCGCGTAAATTGTCTTTTTGCGGAGCCTCAATTCACACCAAAAGTGATTGATACTCTTGCGCAAAGTACAAAAGTTAATGTTGGTCGTTTAGATCCTATTGGCGATAACGTACAGCTTGGTCCAAATTCTTATGCGAATTTCCTTCAAGCCACCGCTGATAGCTATGCTCAATGTTTAAGTAAATAA
- the tcdA gene encoding tRNA cyclic N6-threonylcarbamoyladenosine(37) synthase TcdA — MARVDNYEQRFGGIGRLYTPEGLARLRQAHVCVIGIGGVGSWVVEALARSGVGQISMIDMDDICVTNINRQLPALSGNIGKLKTEVMAERVKLINPECVVNIIDDFISPDNQAEYLNRGYDYVIDAIDNVKTKAAMIAYCKRNKIKIITIGGAGGQTDPSKIQIADLSKTIQDPLLAKVRSVLRKDFNFTQNPQRKFAVDAVFSSQPLIFPKMGDGCEVSATMNCANGFGAATMITATFGFFAVSRVIDKLLK, encoded by the coding sequence ATGGCTCGTGTCGATAACTACGAACAACGTTTTGGCGGCATTGGTCGCCTTTATACACCAGAAGGCTTGGCGCGTTTGCGTCAGGCTCATGTGTGCGTCATTGGTATTGGCGGCGTAGGTTCGTGGGTGGTGGAAGCGCTTGCGCGAAGTGGCGTAGGGCAGATTAGCATGATTGATATGGATGATATTTGTGTCACTAATATTAATCGTCAGCTTCCTGCATTAAGCGGCAATATTGGTAAGCTTAAAACGGAAGTGATGGCAGAGCGCGTTAAGTTGATTAATCCAGAATGTGTGGTGAATATTATCGATGATTTTATCTCACCGGATAATCAAGCCGAATACTTAAATCGTGGCTATGATTATGTCATTGATGCCATTGATAATGTAAAAACTAAAGCGGCGATGATTGCCTATTGCAAACGTAATAAAATCAAGATTATTACTATTGGGGGCGCAGGTGGTCAGACAGATCCATCCAAAATCCAAATAGCCGATTTAAGCAAAACGATCCAAGATCCATTATTGGCAAAAGTGCGGTCAGTTTTACGTAAGGATTTTAATTTTACCCAAAATCCACAACGTAAGTTCGCAGTTGATGCGGTGTTTTCTAGTCAGCCTCTGATTTTCCCTAAAATGGGTGATGGCTGTGAAGTATCAGCCACCATGAATTGTGCAAATGGCTTTGGTGCAGCAACCATGATAACTGCAACTTTTGGATTTTTTGCCGTTTCTAGGGTAATAGACAAGTTATTAAAATAA
- the mltA gene encoding murein transglycosylase A, which yields MKFRQNLAVKMLSVMAAVSVLASCGSAPSKVSSKNNSSVPRTATGDDPQKFGAKYSGRNYQQAILSPVASVDNRSAVVNQGDFLTQLSNVRGYSNSITNRFAANYGKITNWVLAGANVNELAQYGINPQIMKGFDGYQNVLMTGYYSPVIHARRMAQGKYQYPIYAMPSYKRYSRAEIYNGALAGKGLELAYSDSMMDNFLLGVQGSGYVDYGDGNLNYLAYAGQNGYKYQAVGRLLVEDGEIPKEKMSIQAIREWGKANPSRVQELLERNPSYVFFKNDPTGKVKGSAGVPLVPMAAVASDRNVIPSGTVLLVEVPDIDNNGNWMGTHKLHLMVALDVGGAVNGHHFDLYRGIGDQAGHIAGLSKHYGRVWVLQ from the coding sequence ATGAAATTTCGTCAAAATCTCGCTGTAAAAATGCTCTCTGTAATGGCGGCAGTTTCGGTGCTTGCGTCATGTGGTTCAGCACCAAGTAAAGTCTCTTCAAAAAATAATTCAAGCGTACCGCGTACCGCGACAGGTGATGATCCACAAAAATTTGGGGCAAAGTATAGCGGACGTAATTATCAACAAGCTATTTTAAGCCCAGTGGCTTCTGTGGATAACAGAAGTGCGGTTGTAAACCAAGGTGATTTTTTAACGCAGCTTTCTAACGTACGCGGCTATTCAAACTCAATTACTAATCGCTTTGCTGCTAATTATGGCAAAATCACTAACTGGGTACTTGCAGGAGCCAATGTGAATGAATTAGCACAATATGGCATTAATCCTCAAATTATGAAAGGTTTTGATGGTTACCAAAATGTCTTGATGACGGGTTATTATTCGCCGGTTATTCATGCTCGCCGTATGGCACAAGGCAAATACCAATACCCAATTTATGCGATGCCAAGTTATAAACGTTATAGCCGTGCGGAAATTTATAATGGTGCATTGGCAGGAAAAGGCTTAGAGCTTGCTTATAGTGATTCAATGATGGATAACTTCTTACTTGGTGTACAGGGTAGTGGTTATGTTGATTACGGCGATGGAAATTTAAATTATTTAGCCTATGCAGGACAAAATGGTTATAAGTATCAAGCGGTTGGCCGTTTGTTAGTAGAAGATGGTGAAATTCCAAAAGAAAAAATGTCTATTCAAGCGATTCGTGAATGGGGTAAAGCAAACCCATCTCGTGTACAGGAATTATTAGAACGTAATCCATCTTATGTTTTCTTTAAAAACGATCCAACAGGTAAAGTAAAAGGTTCAGCTGGTGTACCTTTAGTGCCTATGGCTGCTGTTGCTTCTGATCGCAATGTCATTCCTTCTGGTACCGTATTATTGGTTGAAGTGCCAGATATTGATAACAATGGTAACTGGATGGGCACACACAAATTACACTTAATGGTGGCGCTTGATGTGGGCGGCGCGGTAAATGGTCACCACTTTGACTTATACCGTGGTATTGGCGATCAAGCAGGTCACATTGCTGGTTTATCAAAACACTATGGACGTGTTTGGGTACTACAATAA
- a CDS encoding TonB-dependent receptor domain-containing protein, with translation MKKAERKDHAWAPSFSATAFLSDNARIYVRYDETKRMPSIFEDTIGYSIDILTPLYKRKPEHSKNIEVGYVHDLRGFFPSLRRADIRLNWYKNTTKNIFDRDINYEMKQFDKRILEGIELSARYNQGRIFGDIGISYNIKNKFCDKSSAIRDVGRIGDIHTFEAYPECVNGGNENGYLKNAILPKYSITSNLGVRFLDERLEVGTRMVYHTNVKETRNKSLRDAG, from the coding sequence ATGAAAAAGGCAGAGCGTAAAGATCACGCTTGGGCACCTTCCTTTAGTGCTACCGCATTTTTAAGTGATAACGCCAGAATTTATGTGCGCTATGATGAAACCAAACGTATGCCAAGTATTTTTGAAGATACCATTGGCTATTCCATTGATATTCTCACGCCACTTTATAAACGCAAACCGGAACACAGCAAAAATATTGAAGTGGGCTATGTGCATGATTTACGTGGTTTCTTCCCAAGTTTACGCCGTGCGGATATTCGCCTAAATTGGTACAAAAATACCACGAAAAATATTTTTGACCGTGATATTAATTATGAGATGAAGCAGTTTGATAAACGGATTTTAGAAGGTATAGAATTATCCGCTCGTTATAATCAAGGTCGCATCTTCGGTGATATCGGTATTAGCTACAACATCAAAAATAAATTCTGCGATAAAAGTTCAGCAATTCGAGATGTTGGTCGTATAGGTGATATACATACATTTGAAGCCTATCCTGAATGTGTTAATGGTGGTAATGAAAACGGCTACTTAAAAAATGCCATTTTGCCGAAATACAGCATTACCTCAAATCTTGGTGTACGTTTCTTAGATGAGCGATTAGAAGTCGGCACTCGTATGGTATATCACACTAATGTGAAAGAAACTCGTAACAAATCTTTACGTGATGCAGGCTAG
- a CDS encoding Plug domain-containing protein produces MTQKNYTTATLLLFSFMGITPLVALAEEINQLETINVNTTAENKILAGKDEVYSKNNVTEYKSKKEIETYHSQSVSDLLSGITGVYSGDARNGGAIDPIIRSSWGKGGFPC; encoded by the coding sequence ATGACTCAAAAAAATTACACCACCGCAACTTTATTGCTTTTTTCTTTTATGGGGATAACCCCTTTAGTAGCCCTAGCGGAAGAAATAAATCAATTGGAAACCATTAATGTTAATACAACGGCAGAAAATAAGATATTAGCGGGTAAAGATGAGGTTTATAGTAAAAACAATGTCACTGAATATAAAAGCAAAAAAGAAATTGAAACTTATCATTCTCAATCTGTATCTGATTTATTAAGTGGTATTACGGGTGTCTATAGTGGTGATGCACGTAATGGCGGTGCGATTGATCCTATTATTCGAAGTTCTTGGGGCAAGGGCGGATTCCCGTGTTAG
- a CDS encoding DUF2301 domain-containing membrane protein — protein MADPHIQSPMDVWDKLTVIIYRTGFVIAAFSILALTWYPQPAQIAVLIAATCCASSLHIYLKHFRLTFQFATWLALLCALLGWYELALGGALVTLGGLCFKEYFCFRVPLLNLQPAFVATLWFAWVFEGGWITRILSLIVGGLLLILAVQKWRMPLHFDIGDKTKYQI, from the coding sequence ATGGCTGATCCACATATTCAATCTCCAATGGATGTTTGGGATAAACTCACCGTTATTATTTATCGCACAGGCTTTGTGATTGCGGCATTTAGCATCTTGGCTTTAACATGGTATCCTCAACCGGCTCAAATTGCCGTATTGATTGCAGCAACTTGCTGTGCATCATCGCTTCATATTTATTTAAAGCATTTCCGCTTAACATTTCAATTTGCCACGTGGCTTGCACTCTTATGTGCGCTTTTAGGTTGGTATGAATTAGCGTTAGGTGGTGCATTAGTCACACTGGGCGGTTTATGTTTTAAAGAGTATTTCTGTTTTAGAGTACCGCTATTAAATTTACAACCAGCATTTGTCGCCACACTTTGGTTTGCTTGGGTATTTGAAGGGGGGTGGATTACTCGAATTTTATCGTTGATTGTCGGCGGATTATTATTGATTCTTGCGGTTCAAAAATGGCGAATGCCATTGCACTTTGATATTGGCGATAAGACAAAGTACCAAATCTAA